From Phenylobacterium montanum, the proteins below share one genomic window:
- a CDS encoding hybrid sensor histidine kinase/response regulator, translating to MSVDKDGRRAAPDAPFNIATSVELALVSTSGRLTFAVLYALASGFLQAWWISAAWLVLVVAWELLIRPALDRRVLALSSKAAMNAYAAVNLVGSALFAAMGLMGLANGSPAGIALAATWLTGSFISIFTYFAADRRILLGCLAPPLAVMLAGPFLAHGVSSQAIMIALLILASLVSARGYALDHRTLTRTLADRQMAFIDVERKLAVAIEASGDGLFDLDLQRDEVRFSATWAAMLGYGPGELPDPDPGWRRHVHPEDLPLVEQAYAAHFRGEIPHTTIEHRMICRDGQAKWVLARGRLTEWTPDGAPARVVGTMMDLTARKTLEGDLEAARDAAEAANKSKGAFLANMSHEIRTPLNGVIGTAGALSRRPLPADQREMVDLIVASAQTLDRLLSDVLDQAKIDAGQFQLAMAPFDLQREIEVAAELMRARADEKGVTFTVQYGPSARGLFQGDAVRLRQIITNLASNAVKFTANGEVRIDVAVEQSPVADAPEALVIKVADTGIGFDAEVASRLFTRFTQADSSISKRFGGTGLGLAICKALTELMQGRIDVASELGVGTLFTVEIPLRRVLPLADYDRGRTGAVQNNEPLSIEELEGLRILLAEDHPINQRVALMILEPMGARVTVACDGRQALDAYAPDRFDLVLMDMQMPVMDGLAAVREIRRVERDQDRGRIPIAMLTANAMEQHTVMAREAGADHLIAKPVTPDGLLAGILLTLNGADTAKDTRVAPTAGYT from the coding sequence ATGAGCGTTGACAAGGACGGTCGCAGAGCCGCTCCCGACGCGCCGTTCAATATCGCGACCAGCGTCGAGTTGGCCCTGGTCAGCACGTCAGGACGGCTGACTTTCGCCGTCCTATACGCCCTAGCCTCAGGCTTTTTGCAGGCGTGGTGGATTTCGGCCGCCTGGCTGGTTCTCGTGGTCGCCTGGGAGCTGCTCATCCGCCCCGCCCTGGACCGACGGGTTCTCGCCTTGTCCTCAAAGGCGGCGATGAACGCCTATGCAGCGGTCAATCTGGTGGGCTCCGCGCTCTTCGCCGCCATGGGGCTGATGGGGCTCGCGAACGGTTCGCCGGCAGGAATCGCACTGGCGGCGACCTGGCTGACCGGAAGCTTCATTAGCATATTCACCTATTTCGCCGCGGATCGTCGGATCTTGCTCGGCTGCCTTGCGCCTCCGCTTGCGGTGATGCTGGCGGGCCCCTTCCTTGCGCACGGCGTCAGTTCGCAGGCGATCATGATCGCGCTTCTGATCCTGGCCTCGCTGGTGTCCGCTCGTGGCTATGCGCTGGACCATCGCACGCTGACACGCACCCTCGCAGATCGGCAGATGGCGTTCATCGACGTCGAGCGGAAGCTGGCGGTGGCGATTGAGGCTTCAGGCGACGGGCTGTTCGACCTCGACCTGCAACGCGACGAAGTGCGGTTCAGCGCGACTTGGGCGGCCATGCTGGGCTACGGTCCGGGTGAATTGCCCGACCCCGATCCCGGCTGGCGACGGCATGTCCATCCCGAGGATCTGCCCTTGGTCGAGCAGGCTTATGCGGCTCACTTCCGAGGCGAAATCCCACACACGACCATCGAGCACAGAATGATCTGCCGCGACGGCCAGGCGAAATGGGTCCTGGCGCGTGGGCGTTTGACGGAGTGGACGCCGGATGGGGCGCCGGCCCGGGTGGTCGGCACCATGATGGATCTGACCGCACGCAAAACGCTCGAGGGTGATCTGGAAGCGGCGCGGGACGCCGCCGAGGCCGCCAACAAATCCAAAGGCGCCTTTCTCGCCAATATGAGCCACGAGATTCGCACCCCGCTGAACGGCGTCATCGGCACCGCCGGGGCCTTGTCCCGCCGCCCTCTGCCCGCCGATCAGCGGGAAATGGTCGACCTGATTGTGGCCTCCGCGCAAACCCTCGACCGCCTGTTGTCGGATGTCCTCGACCAGGCCAAGATCGACGCCGGCCAATTCCAGCTGGCGATGGCGCCGTTCGATCTCCAGCGGGAGATTGAAGTCGCGGCCGAACTGATGCGGGCGCGGGCCGATGAGAAAGGCGTCACCTTCACGGTCCAATATGGACCGTCAGCGCGTGGACTGTTTCAAGGCGACGCCGTCCGCCTTCGCCAGATCATCACCAATCTGGCGTCGAACGCCGTTAAGTTCACCGCCAACGGTGAAGTTCGTATCGATGTTGCGGTCGAACAATCGCCTGTAGCCGATGCTCCGGAAGCCCTCGTCATCAAGGTCGCCGACACGGGCATCGGCTTCGACGCCGAGGTCGCCTCGCGGCTGTTCACGCGTTTCACCCAGGCCGACAGTTCGATCTCGAAACGCTTCGGCGGCACGGGCCTGGGTCTGGCCATCTGCAAAGCGCTGACGGAGTTGATGCAAGGCAGGATCGACGTCGCCTCCGAACTCGGCGTCGGAACCCTCTTCACGGTTGAGATACCGCTGCGTCGGGTTCTGCCGCTGGCCGACTACGATCGCGGGCGGACCGGTGCTGTACAAAACAACGAACCTTTGTCGATCGAGGAACTCGAGGGCCTTCGCATTCTCTTGGCCGAAGATCATCCCATCAATCAAAGGGTAGCGCTGATGATCCTGGAACCCATGGGCGCCAGGGTCACCGTGGCCTGTGATGGTCGCCAGGCGCTGGACGCCTATGCGCCCGATCGCTTCGATCTCGTTCTCATGGACATGCAGATGCCGGTGATGGACGGCTTGGCCGCCGTGCGTGAAATTCGTCGGGTCGAGCGAGACCAGGATCGCGGCAGAATCCCCATCGCCATGCTGACGGCGAACGCGATGGAACAGCACACGGTAATGGCGCGTGAGGCCGGCGCAGATCACCTGATCGCAAAGCCGGTGACGCCCGACGGGCTGCTCGCCGGGATCCTGCTGACGCTGAACGGCGCTGATACGGCCAAGGACACCCGGGTCGCACCGACCGCTGGCTATACCTGA
- a CDS encoding carboxymuconolactone decarboxylase family protein, whose translation MRPGLTPRDRSLAMMIALAALGQSNFLPVYLGRAIEHRLTQEEFGGAPAHVAFYAGWGAAIQAAITAKALFT comes from the coding sequence CTGCGACCGGGCCTTACCCCCAGGGATCGCAGCCTGGCGATGATGATCGCACTGGCGGCGCTCGGACAGTCGAACTTCCTGCCGGTCTATCTGGGTCGCGCCATCGAACACCGGCTGACGCAGGAGGAGTTCGGCGGGGCGCCGGCCCATGTCGCCTTCTATGCGGGCTGGGGCGCGGCCATTCAGGCGGCGATTACCGCAAAAGCCCTGTTTACATGA
- a CDS encoding helix-turn-helix domain-containing protein: MPAKREIHPIDHHVGRQLRRLRKARGVSQTDLATALAISFQQIQKYETGANRMSASVLVEIALTLRAPITALFEGLPELAALDTGEGGADLAVDLLASPFGRNVAAQFPRLPLTVQERIAALLHALAPPPPPIGIGYPDWTMPPRRSHRSKLEAEIPAETPGDPAADLDRSDDLPP; the protein is encoded by the coding sequence ATGCCGGCCAAGCGCGAAATTCACCCCATCGACCACCATGTCGGCCGCCAACTCCGAAGGCTGCGCAAGGCGCGCGGCGTTAGCCAGACCGACCTGGCGACCGCCCTCGCCATCTCGTTTCAGCAGATCCAGAAATACGAAACCGGCGCCAACCGGATGAGCGCCTCGGTCCTGGTCGAGATCGCCCTGACGCTGAGGGCGCCGATCACGGCGCTGTTCGAGGGATTGCCCGAATTGGCCGCCCTGGACACAGGCGAAGGCGGCGCGGACCTGGCCGTTGACCTTCTGGCCTCCCCCTTCGGCCGCAACGTTGCGGCGCAGTTCCCGAGGCTGCCCCTCACGGTCCAGGAACGCATCGCCGCACTGCTCCACGCCCTCGCCCCGCCACCACCGCCCATAGGGATCGGCTACCCTGATTGGACCATGCCGCCCCGACGCTCGCACCGCTCAAAGCTCGAGGCCGAGATCCCTGCCGAGACGCCAGGCGACCCCGCCGCCGACCTCGATCGATCCGACGACCTCCCGCCCTAG
- a CDS encoding DUF3363 domain-containing protein, with translation MVKGRCSRIGRGQAIATRLKREAATRGPSGRFRRVIVKARIVRLKAASRAAQAHLRYLQRDGTTRDGERGRLYGPGGEGGDGRAFVERGEGDRHQFRFIIAPDDADRLADLEAFTRDVMAQMERDLGTRLDWVAVDHFNTGHPHSHVVIRGKDDRGADLVIAQDYITDGLRYRAQERATLELGPETELELKTKLRAEVDAERVTRIDRAMLDAASGDVLDFRQGGDAEGMIDRSLRLARLGVLRRLGLATEVEPGVWVLSERLEPTLRELGERGDIIRAIHRALGASGVTRATASFELDAGDKPIIGRVIGKDLTDELGDRLALIVDGVDGRIHHVGSVDADEVRIGAIVEIGPKAQVRAGDRTIAELAGETGFYQPSRHRQMIEGGELSNPAGDPGDFVESHVRRLEALRRAGIVERLSEDRWAIPEDFEQQAQALDARRGRQSAMRVLSAFDLDQQVTADGATWLDRELVARRRLVLASLGFGAEVEQALVRRTDRLVDQGLAWRDADGGIRFRAGLLATLRDRELDREGATLAVEKAVPFRRLAAGEDFRGRFTGAVELASGKFAVVENAYEFTLVPWRPVIERRLGREVVGSIEVGGGVAWRLGRDLGLEL, from the coding sequence ATGGTGAAGGGACGCTGTTCGAGGATCGGCCGCGGCCAGGCGATCGCGACCCGCCTAAAGCGCGAGGCAGCGACCCGCGGACCGTCCGGTCGATTCCGGCGGGTCATCGTCAAGGCGCGCATCGTCAGGCTGAAGGCGGCCAGCCGCGCGGCGCAGGCCCACCTTCGCTACCTGCAGCGTGATGGGACGACGCGTGACGGCGAACGTGGGCGCCTCTATGGCCCCGGCGGCGAAGGGGGGGATGGCCGCGCGTTCGTCGAGCGAGGCGAGGGCGATCGCCACCAGTTCCGGTTCATCATCGCGCCCGACGATGCCGACCGGCTCGCGGATCTGGAGGCCTTCACGCGCGATGTCATGGCGCAGATGGAAAGGGATCTTGGGACCCGGCTCGACTGGGTCGCGGTCGACCATTTCAACACCGGTCATCCGCACAGCCACGTGGTCATCCGAGGCAAGGACGATCGGGGCGCCGACCTTGTCATCGCCCAGGACTACATCACCGATGGTCTCCGGTATCGGGCTCAGGAACGAGCGACCCTTGAGCTCGGTCCAGAGACTGAACTCGAACTCAAGACCAAGCTCCGCGCTGAGGTGGACGCCGAGCGCGTAACCCGCATCGATCGAGCGATGCTGGACGCTGCTTCGGGCGATGTTCTGGATTTTCGCCAGGGCGGGGATGCAGAGGGCATGATCGATCGCAGCCTGAGGCTAGCCAGGCTTGGCGTGCTTCGCCGGCTGGGACTGGCGACGGAAGTCGAGCCCGGGGTGTGGGTTCTGTCGGAGAGGCTCGAGCCCACCCTGCGCGAGCTTGGCGAGCGTGGGGACATCATCAGAGCGATCCACCGCGCCTTGGGAGCCAGCGGCGTGACGCGGGCTACGGCGTCGTTCGAACTGGACGCCGGCGATAAGCCGATCATCGGCCGAGTGATCGGCAAGGACCTGACCGACGAACTCGGCGACCGACTCGCCTTGATCGTCGATGGCGTCGATGGACGTATACATCATGTGGGCTCAGTCGACGCCGATGAGGTCCGGATCGGGGCGATCGTCGAAATCGGTCCCAAGGCTCAGGTAAGGGCAGGCGACCGGACTATCGCCGAGCTTGCGGGCGAGACTGGCTTCTATCAGCCAAGCCGGCATCGACAGATGATTGAGGGCGGCGAGCTCAGCAACCCCGCAGGCGATCCCGGAGACTTCGTCGAAAGCCACGTGCGCAGACTAGAGGCCCTGCGACGGGCCGGGATCGTCGAGCGGCTCAGCGAGGACCGTTGGGCGATTCCCGAGGATTTCGAACAGCAAGCCCAGGCCTTGGATGCTCGCCGCGGACGCCAGTCAGCCATGCGCGTGCTCTCCGCCTTCGATCTCGATCAGCAGGTGACGGCTGACGGCGCGACCTGGCTGGATCGCGAACTGGTCGCCCGCCGCCGTCTGGTCTTGGCGTCGCTGGGATTTGGAGCGGAGGTCGAGCAAGCGCTGGTAAGACGGACCGATCGGCTTGTCGATCAGGGGCTGGCCTGGCGCGACGCCGATGGCGGCATCCGCTTTCGGGCGGGCTTGCTGGCGACCTTGCGAGACCGGGAGTTGGACCGAGAGGGCGCGACCCTGGCGGTGGAGAAGGCCGTGCCCTTCCGTCGCCTCGCAGCGGGCGAGGACTTTCGCGGCCGCTTCACCGGCGCCGTCGAGCTGGCGTCCGGGAAGTTCGCCGTCGTCGAGAACGCCTATGAATTCACGCTGGTCCCCTGGCGGCCCGTGATCGAGCGGCGGCTAGGGCGGGAGGTCGTCGGATCGATCGAGGTCGGCGGCGGGGTCGCCTGGCGTCTCGGCAGGGATCTCGGCCTCGAGCTTTGA
- a CDS encoding lytic transglycosylase domain-containing protein: MGPTPPFRSVLLAALWLLAAPAIAVAACEIGAASPPISGAGAASLAIAEASRRFQAPIPLLRAVMHVESAGDARAVSSAGAIGLMQVTPTTFADLRAELGLGADPFNVRDNVLAGAAYLRQLFDRYGSPGFLAAYNAGPARWEAFRSGARPLPDETVRYLERLAALIDIGDISWIEMRRASPQEWGLLVRTRSSAGISARVGSPPLDGAGGAEWTANEQAGKRPIRRLFAAPGSPALNSDRAGLSFLTARRDTASLRAESRADALRSPLFAPPRDRRPAQ, encoded by the coding sequence ATGGGTCCCACCCCTCCCTTCCGGTCCGTTCTGCTCGCTGCGCTTTGGCTGCTGGCCGCCCCGGCTATCGCGGTAGCGGCGTGCGAGATCGGCGCAGCTTCACCGCCGATATCTGGCGCAGGCGCAGCTTCGCTCGCCATCGCCGAAGCCTCGCGGCGGTTCCAGGCGCCGATCCCTCTGCTGCGGGCCGTCATGCACGTGGAGAGCGCCGGCGATGCACGCGCCGTGTCGTCCGCCGGCGCCATCGGCCTTATGCAGGTGACGCCGACAACCTTCGCCGACCTGCGCGCCGAACTCGGCCTGGGCGCCGATCCGTTCAATGTTCGCGACAACGTCCTGGCCGGGGCGGCCTATCTGCGCCAGCTGTTCGATCGCTATGGCTCGCCTGGATTTCTGGCCGCTTACAATGCCGGGCCGGCGCGATGGGAAGCCTTCCGGTCGGGAGCAAGGCCTCTGCCAGACGAGACGGTCCGCTACCTTGAGCGCCTCGCCGCCTTGATCGACATCGGCGACATTTCTTGGATTGAGATGCGTCGGGCCTCGCCGCAGGAATGGGGTCTCCTTGTACGCACCAGGTCGTCGGCCGGCATTTCCGCGCGCGTGGGGTCGCCACCTTTGGACGGGGCGGGCGGCGCGGAATGGACGGCGAATGAACAAGCTGGGAAGCGCCCTATCCGCAGATTGTTTGCAGCGCCGGGGTCTCCAGCGCTGAACTCTGACCGTGCTGGTCTGAGCTTTTTGACGGCCCGTCGGGACACGGCAAGCTTGCGCGCTGAAAGCCGTGCCGATGCGCTGCGAAGCCCACTTTTTGCGCCTCCACGGGATAGGAGGCCCGCTCAATGA
- a CDS encoding S26 family signal peptidase produces the protein MKTVQMRLAMTTAGAGLMSVGLWFHPKPLLLWNASASVPIGLYQVDPMARPTVGDFVVFDPPAGLATFLANRRYLPVGVPLVKTIAAGPGQTVCRIGALVSVDAKAAAWALARDRMGRTLPVWQGCIALSQGQVFLLNRSVRDSLDGRYFGPVSARNIIGRARPIWIRRGA, from the coding sequence ATGAAGACGGTTCAAATGCGGCTGGCCATGACCACAGCCGGCGCCGGTCTCATGAGCGTCGGGCTGTGGTTCCACCCAAAGCCCCTCCTGCTGTGGAATGCGAGCGCCAGCGTTCCGATCGGGCTCTACCAGGTCGATCCCATGGCGCGCCCGACGGTCGGAGATTTCGTCGTGTTCGACCCGCCAGCGGGCCTTGCGACCTTTCTGGCGAACCGCCGCTATCTGCCGGTCGGCGTGCCGCTGGTGAAGACCATCGCCGCCGGCCCTGGGCAAACCGTCTGCCGGATCGGCGCCCTGGTGAGCGTCGATGCGAAAGCCGCTGCATGGGCCCTGGCGCGGGATCGAATGGGGCGGACCTTGCCAGTCTGGCAGGGCTGCATCGCCCTCAGCCAGGGCCAGGTGTTCCTGCTCAATCGATCGGTTCGCGACTCCCTCGACGGGCGCTACTTCGGCCCGGTTTCGGCTCGCAACATCATCGGCCGCGCGCGCCCGATCTGGATCCGAAGAGGCGCCTGA
- a CDS encoding DUF2840 domain-containing protein encodes MKPAASHLTRVELLQVPERIERWIRFGRSVQEEMLDRRRRALWFAPGDVFAVVRWAANDFGAAISRIDILIAPAPGEAIVTVPWVDPGGVSLLRVHGWPKVQRVLAAVDQVEALGVDPKDACPDHWRHVHARLAAGDEPRDYTPCRHAAWIGRRVITP; translated from the coding sequence TTGAAACCGGCCGCTTCACATCTCACCCGGGTCGAGTTGCTCCAGGTCCCTGAGCGCATCGAGCGCTGGATCCGCTTCGGCCGTTCTGTTCAGGAAGAGATGCTGGACCGTCGTCGGCGTGCGCTCTGGTTCGCGCCGGGTGACGTCTTCGCCGTCGTGCGCTGGGCCGCGAACGACTTTGGCGCCGCCATCTCGCGCATCGACATCCTGATCGCCCCCGCGCCGGGCGAAGCGATCGTGACCGTCCCCTGGGTGGACCCAGGCGGCGTCAGCCTGCTGCGCGTTCACGGCTGGCCCAAGGTCCAGCGCGTGCTCGCCGCCGTCGACCAGGTCGAAGCGCTCGGCGTCGATCCCAAGGACGCCTGTCCGGACCATTGGCGGCACGTCCATGCGCGCCTCGCCGCGGGCGATGAGCCCCGAGACTACACCCCGTGCCGCCACGCCGCCTGGATCGGCCGACGGGTCATCACGCCATGA
- a CDS encoding replication initiator protein A — MRNFLPPAEPLRRFTPRPGTPAPRDLQDLMAYPFFSLAKTPRLQPIDFRSGPVVIRVEAVPEHGMATIWDADVLIWAASQIVEARDQGLATSRLMTATPYEILRFIGRRSSVRDYVRIKAAFDRLQSTTIATSIRQAEGRRLHRFSWLNEWTERLDRAGRPLGVELILPDWFYGAVLDERLVLTIDRTYFALTSGLERWLYRLVRKHGGRQAQGWRFDLVHLHQKSGALSPFKRFAFELREIVRRQPLPGYQLFIEVDAARRFFLAFEPAQSAAPVDGLVPSGTPARVLSGTTLSCHQEPERGLTPRVATQIRRANLDSNKESNPYVLRRSGRLSRARLSPSPRPSDEDGAP, encoded by the coding sequence GTGCGCAACTTCCTGCCCCCCGCCGAACCGCTGCGCCGCTTCACGCCTCGTCCGGGGACGCCTGCGCCGCGCGACCTTCAGGACCTGATGGCCTATCCGTTCTTCTCCCTGGCCAAGACGCCGCGCCTGCAGCCGATCGACTTTCGCAGCGGCCCAGTCGTGATCCGCGTCGAGGCGGTGCCCGAACATGGCATGGCCACCATCTGGGACGCCGATGTCCTGATCTGGGCGGCCTCGCAGATCGTCGAGGCGCGCGACCAGGGCCTTGCGACGTCGCGGCTGATGACCGCCACGCCATACGAGATTCTCCGCTTCATCGGCCGCCGATCCTCCGTGCGCGACTACGTCCGCATCAAGGCGGCGTTCGATCGCCTGCAGTCCACCACCATCGCCACCTCCATTCGCCAGGCGGAGGGACGGCGCCTGCACCGCTTCTCGTGGCTCAACGAATGGACGGAACGGCTCGACCGCGCCGGGCGCCCGCTCGGCGTCGAACTGATCCTTCCGGACTGGTTCTACGGCGCCGTGCTTGATGAGCGCCTGGTGCTCACCATCGATCGCACCTACTTCGCCCTGACCAGTGGACTCGAGCGCTGGCTCTATCGGCTCGTGCGCAAACATGGCGGGCGCCAGGCGCAGGGCTGGCGCTTCGACCTTGTCCACCTGCATCAGAAATCCGGTGCGCTGTCACCGTTCAAGCGCTTCGCTTTCGAGCTGCGCGAGATCGTCAGGCGCCAGCCCCTCCCAGGCTATCAGCTGTTCATCGAGGTCGATGCGGCGCGGCGGTTCTTCCTGGCCTTCGAGCCGGCTCAGTCCGCTGCGCCTGTGGATGGCCTCGTGCCATCGGGAACTCCAGCTCGCGTGCTATCGGGAACCACCCTATCGTGCCATCAGGAACCCGAACGGGGCCTAACGCCCAGAGTCGCCACACAAATTCGGCGCGCTAACCTAGACTCTAACAAAGAGTCTAACCCTTACGTTCTTCGCCGTTCTGGCCGGCTCAGTAGAGCGCGCCTGTCGCCATCGCCTAGGCCCTCCGACGAGGATGGCGCGCCTTGA
- a CDS encoding helix-turn-helix transcriptional regulator → MSNGAIPGIPPRCLRTPEAARFLGLSGRTLEKHRTYGTGPRYSKIGGRVVYRIEDLQAWVDRGAKSSTSDETGQRVLPAKPQTPGSASLRGLVVR, encoded by the coding sequence ATGTCCAATGGCGCCATTCCCGGCATCCCGCCGCGCTGCCTGCGCACGCCTGAGGCGGCGCGCTTTTTAGGTCTTTCCGGGCGCACGCTCGAAAAGCATCGCACCTATGGCACCGGCCCCCGCTATTCGAAGATCGGCGGTCGGGTGGTCTACCGCATCGAGGATCTGCAGGCCTGGGTCGACCGCGGCGCCAAATCCTCGACTTCGGACGAGACCGGCCAGCGCGTCCTGCCGGCTAAGCCGCAAACGCCGGGGTCGGCCTCGCTCCGCGGTCTTGTGGTCCGCTGA
- a CDS encoding DUF2285 domain-containing protein yields MRLAGDPAGLAALRLASLAPLDDRIAADGRYLTFGERSDPVVAVAPAGLAASQPIAVVIALDDHFTVRLASAARLWRALTARSAAGPKDGLTELQRQRLVLMLRALDARASGARRRDIAAALFGRSAVPPGAAFDDHHLKSRTARLIRDGQAMVAGGYRRLLAV; encoded by the coding sequence GTGCGGCTCGCGGGCGATCCCGCCGGGCTTGCTGCGCTTCGCCTGGCCAGCCTTGCGCCGCTCGATGACCGTATCGCGGCGGACGGCCGCTATCTGACCTTCGGCGAGCGGTCCGATCCCGTGGTCGCCGTGGCGCCGGCCGGTCTTGCAGCCAGCCAGCCGATCGCCGTGGTCATCGCCTTGGATGACCATTTCACGGTCCGCCTGGCTAGCGCCGCGCGCCTCTGGCGTGCGCTGACGGCGCGAAGCGCCGCTGGGCCCAAGGATGGACTGACCGAACTCCAGCGCCAGCGCCTCGTCCTGATGCTGCGGGCGCTCGACGCCAGGGCCTCAGGCGCGCGCCGGCGCGATATCGCCGCAGCCCTGTTCGGCCGCTCGGCGGTCCCGCCCGGCGCGGCCTTCGACGACCACCACCTGAAAAGCCGCACCGCGCGCCTGATCCGTGACGGCCAGGCCATGGTGGCCGGCGGTTATCGCAGGCTGCTGGCCGTTTGA
- a CDS encoding transcriptional regulator domain-containing protein yields MTTPTDWQDAAVYQRLRALPACGLAWEFLRRNPGYRQAWRASARGLAGAADNLCEAWGLRFPG; encoded by the coding sequence GTGACGACCCCTACGGATTGGCAGGACGCGGCGGTCTACCAGCGGCTCCGCGCCCTGCCGGCGTGCGGCCTCGCCTGGGAATTTCTGCGTCGCAATCCAGGCTATCGCCAAGCCTGGCGCGCCAGTGCGCGCGGCTTGGCCGGCGCCGCCGATAATCTCTGCGAGGCCTGGGGCCTGCGATTTCCCGGCTGA